Proteins encoded by one window of Pseudomonas coleopterorum:
- the xseA gene encoding exodeoxyribonuclease VII large subunit: protein MIKDPFARLNLDREVITVSQLNGRARVLLEDVFSNIWVEGEISNLARPASGHVYFTLKDSGAQVRCALFRQNAQRVRQVLKDGAAVKVRGKVSLFEGRGDYQLILDTVEPAGDGALRMAFDALKVKLDAEGLFSSERKVALPAHPQRIGIVSSPTGAVIRDIISVFRRRAPQIQLTLIPTAVQGREATAQIVRALRLADARGFDAIILARGGGSLEDLWCFNEEAVARAVDACVTPIVSAVGHETDVSISDFVADVRAPTPSAAAELLAPDAGDLQRRLDSLQRRLVLRMHNRLAHERLRVEGLTRRLRHPGERLRQQAQRLDDLDMRMRRAFERQMTARAHRLAQLQTRLAGQHPDRVLRLLKQRLDGLAERLPRAMRDALKDRRQQLQSQVQTLHVVSPLATLGRGYSILLDEHGQAIRSAEQTQRGQRLVARLGEGELEVRVEDNHLTPVTLSLLD, encoded by the coding sequence ATGATCAAAGACCCCTTTGCCCGCCTGAACCTCGATCGCGAGGTCATCACCGTCAGCCAGCTCAATGGCCGTGCCCGTGTGTTGCTCGAAGATGTCTTCAGCAATATCTGGGTCGAAGGTGAAATCTCCAACCTGGCGCGTCCGGCGTCCGGCCACGTCTATTTCACGCTCAAGGACAGCGGCGCCCAGGTGCGCTGTGCCCTGTTCCGGCAGAACGCTCAACGTGTGCGCCAGGTGCTCAAGGATGGCGCAGCGGTGAAAGTGCGCGGCAAGGTCTCGCTGTTCGAAGGCCGTGGCGACTATCAGCTGATTCTCGACACCGTGGAGCCTGCCGGTGACGGCGCGCTGCGCATGGCGTTCGACGCGCTCAAGGTAAAGCTCGACGCCGAAGGTCTGTTCAGCAGCGAACGCAAGGTGGCCCTGCCGGCGCACCCGCAACGCATCGGTATCGTCAGTTCGCCGACCGGCGCGGTGATCCGCGACATCATCAGCGTGTTCCGTCGACGTGCCCCGCAGATCCAGCTGACCCTGATCCCGACCGCCGTGCAGGGCCGCGAGGCCACCGCACAGATCGTCCGCGCTCTGCGCCTGGCCGATGCACGCGGCTTCGATGCGATCATCCTCGCCCGTGGCGGCGGCTCGCTGGAGGACCTCTGGTGCTTCAACGAGGAAGCCGTGGCGCGCGCCGTCGATGCGTGCGTGACGCCCATTGTCAGCGCCGTGGGTCATGAGACCGACGTCTCCATCAGTGACTTCGTGGCCGATGTGCGTGCACCGACACCTTCTGCGGCCGCCGAGCTGCTGGCGCCGGATGCCGGCGACCTGCAACGGCGGCTCGACAGCCTGCAGCGACGCCTGGTGTTGCGCATGCACAATCGTCTGGCTCACGAACGCCTGCGCGTTGAGGGGCTGACCCGACGCCTGCGCCACCCCGGCGAGCGCCTGCGCCAGCAGGCGCAACGCCTGGATGATCTGGACATGCGCATGCGCCGCGCCTTCGAGCGACAGATGACTGCGCGTGCGCATCGCCTGGCGCAGTTGCAGACACGCCTGGCCGGGCAGCATCCGGACCGTGTGCTGCGCCTGCTCAAGCAGCGCCTGGACGGCCTGGCCGAGCGCTTGCCGCGGGCCATGCGTGACGCGCTCAAGGACCGTCGCCAGCAGTTGCAGAGTCAGGTGCAGACCTTGCACGTGGTCAGCCCGCTGGCAACCCTCGGGCGCGGCTACAGCATTCTGCTCGACGAACATGGGCAAGCCATCCGCAGCGCCGAGCAGACCCAGCGCGGTCAGCGCCTGGTCGCAAGATTGGGCGAAGGCGAGCTTGAAGTGCGGGTGGAAGACAATCACCTCACGCCCGTTACCCTTTCTTTACTGGATTGA
- the sfnG gene encoding dimethylsulfone monooxygenase SfnG: MSQDNIKFAYWVPNVSGGLVVSKIQQRTSWDIDYNRKLAQIAEAAGFEYGLTQIRFTAGYSAEYQHESVAFSHALLAATTKLKVIAAVLPGPWPPVLLAKQIATIDQLTNGRVAINIVSGWFKGEFTAIGEHWLEHDERYRRSEEFIRTVKGIWTQDNFTFRGDFYRTNEYTLKPKPIQQHPEIFQGGSSRAARDMAARVSDWYFTNGNTVEGIKAQVDDIRAKAAANNHKVKIGVNAFIIARDTEEEARAVLEEIIDQADPEAVNAFGDAAKQAGKASPEGEGNWAKSSFQDLVQYNDGFKTNLVGTPEQIAERIVALKAVGVDLVLSAFLHFQEEVEYFGKRVLPLVRELEAERATAQQVA; encoded by the coding sequence TGGTGAGCAAGATCCAGCAGCGCACCAGCTGGGACATCGACTACAACCGTAAACTGGCGCAAATCGCTGAAGCGGCAGGCTTTGAATACGGCTTGACGCAAATTCGCTTCACCGCCGGTTACAGCGCCGAATACCAGCACGAGTCGGTGGCGTTCAGCCACGCGCTGCTGGCCGCCACGACCAAATTGAAAGTGATCGCCGCCGTATTGCCAGGGCCATGGCCGCCGGTGCTGCTGGCCAAACAGATCGCAACCATCGACCAGCTCACCAACGGCCGCGTGGCGATCAACATCGTCTCCGGCTGGTTCAAAGGGGAGTTCACCGCCATTGGTGAACATTGGCTGGAGCACGACGAACGCTATCGTCGCTCGGAAGAGTTCATCCGCACCGTCAAGGGCATCTGGACCCAGGACAACTTCACGTTCCGCGGCGACTTCTACCGCACCAATGAATACACGCTCAAACCAAAACCCATTCAGCAGCACCCGGAAATTTTTCAGGGCGGCAGTTCGCGTGCTGCGCGGGACATGGCCGCGCGGGTGTCCGACTGGTATTTCACCAACGGCAACACCGTTGAAGGCATCAAGGCCCAGGTGGATGACATCCGCGCCAAGGCTGCAGCCAACAACCATAAGGTCAAGATCGGCGTGAACGCCTTCATCATCGCCCGCGACACCGAAGAAGAAGCGCGCGCCGTGCTCGAGGAAATCATCGACCAGGCCGATCCGGAAGCCGTCAACGCCTTTGGTGATGCCGCCAAACAGGCCGGTAAAGCCAGCCCCGAAGGCGAGGGCAACTGGGCCAAGTCCAGCTTCCAAGATTTGGTGCAGTATAACGATGGTTTCAAGACCAATCTGGTTGGTACGCCAGAGCAGATTGCCGAGCGCATCGTTGCACTCAAGGCAGTGGGTGTGGATCTGGTGTTGAGCGCATTCCTGCACTTCCAGGAGGAAGTCGAGTACTTCGGCAAGCGTGTGCTGCCGCTTGTCCGCGAGCTGGAAGCCGAGCGCGCCACCGCGCAGCAAGTGGCCTGA